The Pedobacter frigiditerrae genomic sequence TTATTGTAATGGTGGTAGATGCGACAAATCTTCGTCGTAATCTTTTATTATGCTCACAAGTTGCAGATTTGGGTTTGCCTATGTTGCTGGTGCTAAATATGACCGACCTAGCAAGAAAGGAAGGCATACACGTTAACGTTAACAAACTTTCAGAGCGTTTGGGCATACAGGTTGTTGCCATGTCTGCGAGAAAAAACGACGGTCTTGATGTATTAAAAAAAGCAATTTCTCATACTACAGCAATAAGCACACAAATTAATGGAGTAGATGTAAAACCATTTGCCCCAGAAGCTATTGCGGAAGTAAAGGAAAAAATAAAAACTGAGAATGACTACTATGCTTTACAGGTTCTACACCAACATGAGCATTTGGCATTTTTTACCGAAACTGAACAAGATGAGATTGAAGCAATTGAAAAAGCACATCAATTTGAGTCAGCTAAACTACAAGGAGCAGAAACAGTTGCTAGGTATAGATACTTAAGCACAGTTTTAACAGATATTGTTTTTGATACTGGGGCAGAAAAGAAATTTAAAATAACCGATAAACTTGATTCTATTTTAACTCATAAAGTTTGGGGTTTTGCCATATTTATTTTAATTCTTTTCGTCATTTTTAACGCTATCTTTTCATGGGCAACCTATCCTATGGATTGGATTGAAGCCTCATTTGGATGGATTACGGAATTTGGCCATCAACATTTACCAACAGGTTTATTGACTAGTTTATTATTAGATGGAGTGGTGGCTGGCTTAGGTGGTATTGTTATATTTGTGCCTCAAATTGCTATTTTGTTTGCATTTATTTCTATCCTAGAAGATACTGGCTATATGTCTAGGGTTACTTTTATGATGGATAAAATGATGAGTAAGGTTGGCTTGAGTGGCAAATCTGTAGTACCTATGATTGGTGGTTTAGCCTGTGCCGTTCCTTCTATCATGGCAGCCAGAAATATAGAAAGCTGGAAGGATAGGATGATTACAATTATGGTTACACCATTAGTAAGTTGTTCGGCAAGGTTACCAGTTTACATTTTAATCATTTCTATCATTATCCCTTCAGAAACCGTTTTTGGAATAATAAATAAACAGGCATTGGCTCTAATGGCGATGTACTTAGTTGGAATTGCGGCGGCAGTAATAGTTGCTTGGGTGATGAAATTTATCATCAAAGCTAAAGAGAAATCTTATTTCATCATGGAATTGCCAGTATATCGCATGCCAAGATGGAAAAATGTGTTCCTTACTGTTTATGAAAAATCAAAAACTTTTGTGTTTGAAGCAGGTAAGGTAATCATTGCAATTTCTATCGTGTTATGGGTAATGGCATCTTTTGGGCCTGGAGACCGTTTTGATAACATAGATAAAAAATATGCATCAGCCTTGGCTGATACCACAAAAAACACTGACCATATTAATGTGCTAATTAATAGCGAAAAACTAGAAAATTCTTACGTAGGTATTCTTGGTCATTGGATAGAACCAGCAATTAGACCATTGGGTTACGATTGGAAAATAGGTATTGCCTTAATAACGTCATTTGCCGCAAGAGAAGCTTTTGTAGGTACTATGGCAACAATCTACAGTGTAGATGGGGGTGATGAGGATACCACAACAATTCGCGAACGCATGCTAGCTTCAATAAATAGCAAAACTGGGTTACCTGTTTATACTTTTGCTACAGGTATTTCAATCATGTTCTTTTATGCTTTTGCCATGCAATGTATGAGTACGGTTGCGGTTGTTTATAGAGAAACCAAATCATGGAAATGGCCAGTTATTCAATTGGTTTACATGACAGCAATGGCTTACGTGGCGGCACTGATTGCCTATCAATTCTTAAAATAGTTTTCTATCATACCTTCAAGCAATTTGCCAACTGATAATTGGGAACTGCTCACTGATTTGGGCGTGCCCCAAGCTACGCAAGGGTCAGGCTTTTCGCTTCAATCTTTTTTGCCAGGCTGCGCCTTTAAGGCAAAAAAGTATTTCCGCTACTATCCTTCACGCTTACAAACTGCAATTCCCCTCAACTCAATTATTACAAAACGCATCATTTTATTATAGGTATTTGCATTGTGCGTCATACCCAACTCGATTGGGTATCCTAATGCAATAATGCATAAAACCTAATCTGCGAATCTGCGGCTAAATAAACTACAAAACGCAATCAAATGACAATCTATTTTTGAATTTTGTTTATTTTTAAAAATTGCATTCAATTCTCTTAAAATAAATGGATAAGGTTAACGTATTAGCACAATATATGCCTGCACCTGCGGCACCTATCATTGCCAAATGGATTGATTACTTTCAGTGTGAATTTAAAATTTCAAAAAATCGTTCTACTAAACTTGGCGATTATCGTCACCCATTCAAAGATAAAGGCCATAAAATTTCCGTTAATAACGATTTAAATCAATATGCTTTTCTGGTAACCACGGTGCACGAGTTTGCACATTTGTTAACTTGGAACGACCATAAAAATAAAGCGAAACCTCACGGCACAGAATGGAAGACAAATTTTAAAAGAATGATGAAACCATTTTTTGAAATTCAGGTTTTTCCACCAGATATTCATCATACCATTACCAATTATTTAAACAATCCAGCGGCTTCCAGTTGTACAGATTTAACGCTTGCAAGAGCCTTAAAAAAATACGACACACATTTGTCAACCACCAGGGTTGAGGAGCTTCCTATTCATGCTATATTTACTTTAAAAGATGGTAGGAAATTCAAGAAAGGAGAGCGGATAAGAAAACGTTACAGATGCGAATGTTTGGACAATGGAAATATTTATCTTTTCAACCCGCTTGCTGAAGTGTTATTGGCCACTGGAACATAGACTGCTTCCTTATCTTTTATTGCCCAAGTAAAGTTTAACTTCTGATCTTTAAAAGTCATTGGATCATTTAATAGACTATCAATAAATGCATCTTTCTCTTGCACTAGAATACTGGCCGTATAGCTATTCTGAATCTTACTTCTTAAAACAATATATCTCGAATCTGGGAAAGTGGTAATGCTTTCAAAAACAACATCAAATCTATCAACCCTGTTAATTACATCATTTAATGTTTTCACATTGTCTAATAAGGTTTTATCAGCGGTTTTATTAACACTTAACGGAACATCTAAAAAAGGTAAAGATTTAATTTCGCCACCCACCGAAGCTGTTCTGTTTTCTACCTTAAATATGGTATTACTTCTTAAAAATGTTCTTGAATCCTTAAATATAGAGCCATCATCATTAGCCAATTGATTTTTTTCTTCTTCTAAAATCAAGCTGTCGTTTCTAAAATAATATTTCTTGAGGCTATTGCTTACCCCGCCATTAAAGGCGTGTTCAATTAATAAAATGGGCTGATCAGCTTCGCTATATTTTTCTACATAGAATGATAAATCGCCAAGCATATAAACCAGACTAGTGGCTTTGGTGTAGCGGTTTAGGTTTTTATTTATCGAATCTGCGTAGTGTAGAATTGAATTAGCAGTTAGGTCTGTAGTATATTGGTCGGTAATTTCTGCTTGTGGATGATCGGACTTGAATTTATTACAACCAGTAATTGTGCTAAAAACAGCAAGGAGGATTAGAATAGTGTACAATTTCATAGCGCTTTCATAAATATGAGTTTGTTTAAATTTATGTTATGAAAATGTTTATAACTTATTTTTGAGCGAAACAAGGCTTGTTTTTGCAGAGATAGCGGCGCTTCTACCTCAAAAAAACAAAACGAAGTTGCAGCCGAAAAGAAGCATAAACAAATTATTAGATAAATTTTAAACAGACTCGATGTATCTTATTTATGATAAGGCTATTATCGTGCCAAGGGTTATATGTTTTTAACCTTTTCTTCAGCCATTTGTATAAATCTCGTAACGTCGTTTTTAGAAATTATTCTTTGTGCTTCTATGCACCTGCCCATATATTCTAGGTCTAGACCGTATATTGTTGCTATATCTTGCAGCCTATTAACGTTAACCACAATCGTATCTGTTTCCCATTTGCAATAGGTACTTCGCTCAATGTTTAATAAATCAGCAATTTTTTGCTGTGAAACTCCCTTTAAAGAGCGTAGCTCTTTTAATATAAAACCAATTTTCATAAAGTAGTATGTTTTTAACCGGGAGATTGGCGTCAAAATACAAATTAATTTAATGCATTTATAGCTTGTGATTATAAATCACAAAATGTGAAAACAAATCACAAAAAAATTAAAATAAACTGTCTAGCTTTAAACTAATTATTTAGTTATTACGTGTTACAACAACTAAAAATTAAAGATGGGATAATTTTATAGCAATGAAAACACAAAAATTTAATACCCCTCCCTGCATAAAATATGCCGAACTTGTAGTTTGGCAAGCACAAAAATTAAAGGTTTTAATCTATTTTAATTTTTGATCATGGCAAGGTTATTTACAACAAAAAAAGCTAATGCAGTAGCAGTAACAGGTATGCTTTTAAAAGTGTTGGGTGTTAAGGTTAGTCAAGGTACATTAACAGACAAAATCGAAAATCATCCCAGTTTTCCAAGCATATTGGCTGTTGGAAATATTTTGACTGAATTTAATGTGCCACATACCATATTAAATTGGTCTAAAGAAAATTTCCATCTACAAAATTGTTTATTCCCATTTATTGCACATAGTAAAGCAAATGGAGGCACATTTGTGTTAGTACATAATATAGAAAATGGCGAAGTATTTATTAGTGATGAAAAAAAGAAAGACCAAAAAATAGCAGAAAATCAATTTTTAAAAAGTTGGAGTGGTAGTTTATTATATGCTGAAGCTGACACAGACAGTGGAGAAAAGAATTATCAGCTTAAACAGATACAAAATAATTTACAGCAATTAAAAGTCCCGATGCTTGTAACAATTATTTTGATTGCCATTTTAACGGGTTTCAATTTAAATATCTATAATTGGGGATATTATCTTATATTACTCCTTAAAATAGTTGGTTTAGCTTCTTCTATTTTATTGCTAACTTATAGCATAGATGCTAACAATCCTTTGGTGCAAAATTTATGCAGCTTAGGCAAAAAGAATAACTGCAATGCCATTTTAAAATCAGAAGCAGCTAAAGTAACTTCTTGGTTAAGTTGGAGCGAAGTAGGTTTTTTCTATTTTGCTGGTAGTTTTTTATCATTGCTCTTTTTGCCATCGTCTTTAAGTTTGTTGTTTTGGCTTAATATACTTTGTTTGCCATATACGCTTTGGTCTATCCACTATCAATACATCCATAAAAATTGGTGCGTGTTATGTTGCACGGTACAGGTTGTTTTATGGTTAGAAATCCTCACTCTATTTTTGGGTTTTGGCTTTTTTGCATTAAATCCTCAAGCTTTCATAATTCCATCCCTTTACCTATTGTCTTTATATTTTATTGCTCCAGTATTAATCTGGTATATATTAAAGCCAATATTATTAAAAGCTAGCGAATATAGAGTGCTTAAAAACCAATTAAATAAGTTTAAATATAATTCTCAATTGTTTAATCAGGCTTTAACTAGCCAAGCTAGGTATGCCGTGCCTGATGATTTAATGCCAACCGTTTTAGGTAATCCAATTGCCGAAACTATTATTACTATGGTAAGCAATCCATTTTGCGGTCCTTGCGCCAAAGCCCACGAGACTTTAGAAAAATTGTTAGATAATAGAGATGATATTCGGCTGAAAATTGTGTTTGCTACTGCTGACCATGATAATGATGAAAAAACAAAAATAGCACGCCACATAGCTGCATTAAATTTAACAAATAATGCAACCTTGGTAGAAAAAGCTTTAAATGATTGGTATGCCTTACGAGAAAAAAAATATGATGTTTGGGCAAGAGATTATCATGTAGAAATAAATGAACAAGTTAACAATATATCAAAAAGACAAAAACAATGGTGCGATTTAGCTGAAATTACTGTAACTCCAACTATACTTATAAATGGTTACAAGCTGCCCGAACCTTACCAAATTGCCGACTTAAAATTTTTGATAAACTAAAGCCTATACCTCCAAGGGAGTTAAGAAAACCCAAAGTTCGAACAAAATACTTTTTGAAGAAAGTATTAGGGGAAAGAGGCAGCCCGATTGCAAGCGAAGCCGCCTCCAAGCTAATGGATGTTAGCTTTAAAACCTGCCCCAAGGTTAATTGGTGCCGCATTAAGCTACCCAGCGCAAAAAGGGTGGCACAAAAAAATTTAAATAAAAACAATTTTATGAAAACTTTAAAATTAAACCCAAATGCTTTTGCAGGTGCAACCCAACTGAGCAGAGCTGAAATGAAAAATGTTATGGGAGGGTCTTTAGAAATATCATTAAGTGATGAAGCTTGTGGACAAAAAATGGATCCTTGTGGTCCTAAAGGCTGTTGCCCTGGTCTAGATTGTTCGGATGATGTATGTGTAAAGGAATAAACTAAAATTAGATAAAATATTATAACAGATCCACTTAAAGAATTTATTGATTTGTTATAATATTTTTTGGTTAATGAAATCTATGAAAAAATAATTAGATATATATTTTGCTAGACAGTAATTAATGGAAATATATTGCCAAGCTAATAAGATTAATGTATGGACAAGTTTTTTTTAAAATGGATGATTTGAGGTGGATGTATCTTAAGGAAAAGGATTTTTATTGTGTTATTAAGAAAATTAAATTAATATCAATATGAAATTATTATTTTTTTTTCTAACCCTTTATTTCTGCAATTTAATCGGCGTGGCGGCTCAAGAAACATCAACTAGCTCTTTTTTTATATTGAATGGCAAAGTATTAGGACAAGAAAATGGTAAAATTATACTAAAAAATCTTAATACCAATAAAAGTGATACCTGTCTATTACAAAATGGAAAATTTTATTTCACAGGAGAAATAACAGAGCCAACTAGAGTTGCGTTAAGGGGAGCTGTGAAATCAAATTCTGATACTGATTTAAATGCAGTAATTTTTTATATTGAACCTACTATTATTGATGTTGAGCTTAAATATAATGAATTTAAGAACCTAAAGATAAGTGGTGTGAAAACTCAATTAGAATATGAACTTCTAAATGATAAAATAAAGAAGCTCGAAGATAAAGGAAGCGATCTTTTTGTTAAAATGGAGAAGATTTATAAACAATTTATTATAAGCAATCCAGAATCTTTTGTAAGCTGCTATGCATTAAGACTTTACAGCAAGGGTTGGCCAATTGATACAGTTAGTTTTTTATATAATAAATTAAGTAATGGGGTTAGAAACAGTTTTATTGGAATAAAAATAATCGAAACCATCAACAGAAGAATTAATAATATGTCTGGAAAACCAGCTAAAGGTTTCTTGTCAATTGATCTCAAAAACAAGATAATAAATCTTTCAGATTTTACAGGAAAATATGTCTTACTCGATTTTTGGGCAAGTTGGTGTAAACCATGTAGAGAAAACACGCCTGCGTTAATTGAGATATTTAAAAAATATCATAATAGTGGTTTAGAAATTATTAGTATAGCAGATGATTTTAGTCCAAACGACTGGAAAAAGGCAATATTTCAAGATGGAACCCAAATTTGGCACCATGTTTTGAACGATATCAAAAAAGATATGAATGGAAACCTTAACAGATCAATGTCTATTGCAGACAAATATGCAATAAATCTTTTGCCAACCTTGGTTTTGATTGATAAAAATGGAATTATTTTAAGTTATTATGAAGGGGTAGAACAAGTTAGAGATTTAAGTCTAAAGCTCAATGAGATTTTTCAAAGATAGTTTTTAGATTTCATTTAACTGGTGAACCCTGTAGGTTGATTATGTATTTTTTTAAAGTCAAGATTCTAAATTACGATGTTAACTACATAACATCCCCCTACCACACCCTCTTTAAAGCTTGAAATAATTGGACTTAAAATATTTGATAAATTAAAAATCCTACCTGTTATGCAGTTAGGCTCCTAACCTACTCCAAAGAGAAGGGAGTTAAGAAATCCCAAAGTTCGAACAAAATACTTTTTGAAGAAAGTATTAGGGGTAAAGAGGCAGCCCGATTGCAAGCGAAGCCGCCTCCAAGCTAACGGATGTTAGCTTTAAACCTACCACCAAGGTTAAATTGGTGGCGCATTAAGCCGCCCCTGCGAAAGAGGGAGGCATAACAATTAAAAAAACAAATCTATGAAAACGTTAAAATTAAATCCAAATGCTTTTGCAGGTGCAACCCAACTTAGCAGAGCCGAAATGAAAAATGTAATGGGTGGTTTGGTGGAAAATGGCAGTGGTGCTATCAGTGTACCATGTACTTATTATTTTACAAATGGCACTTCTGAAAGTGGAAGTGTAACAGTTCCTAGTGGTGCTCCTTATTCGACTGCAGAATTATTTGCACAAGATTTTTGTGCACATGATATATTCTGCGTATCAGTAGAATGTGGCGTTTAAAAATGAATTTACATTTGGTGGCTTTTTATTATTAAAAGCCACCAATTAAAAAAAGATAATGAAATTAATTTTTGCCTTTCTCATCATATTTCTTCCCAAAATTTTATACGCTCAAATTTTTGAGATTAATATAAAAATTATTGATCCTGAGAACAAAATATTAGATAATAGTAATTGGGTTTTAAAAACATTTAACAGGACTGTTGGACAAGAAGTAAAACATATATATAACGCCACTATTGAAAACAAGCAAGCAAGGTTTAAAGATACTATTGGAGAATCAGAAGTTGCTATGTTAAGTTTAGAGTTTGGTTCTCAATTTCTTTCTTATAAAATTGTTATTGACCCCCATGCTAAGTATGAGATAACTTTGGATATGTCAAATAAGAAGTTCAATATAACTAGCAATTCAATATCTGATCATTTGTTAAGATATTTCTTTGAGGGTTTAGATAGTTTAAACAAATTAAAAGATGATAGAATTGTGTTACATAAAAAATTCATAGCAGCTAATGAATCAATATTAGCTGATAGTGCTTTAAAACTGGTTGACCATTTCAAGATTGATATTCGTAATCTCAGAAAAAGTATTGCCAGCAAAAACCCGGATAATATCATTTCTGCTTATATTTTGACAAAAAATTTTGATTATGATCTAGAAGAACAAAAAATCTATGAAAACTTAACTGACGAAATTAAGAGTACCAGTTATGGCATCGCATTGAAAGAAAGTATAGACGGATATGTGAGAAATTTAAAACCTGAAAAACAAACCGAAATATCAAATCAGGATTTAATTCCAATTCTAGGCAATACTTTATCAGGAGATAAAATATTACTGAATGAAGAATACTTCAAAAAAAGCAACAATAAATTAACATTAGTTGAGTTTTGGGCTAGTTGGTGTGCCCCTTGTAAAGAATCTCTTAAAGAATTGTATTCATTTTATTATTTGAATAAATCTAAAAATTTTAATGTTGTTTTAGTTTCGCTAGATGAGGATATGGCTAGTTGGAAAAAAGCAAGTTTAGCAGAAAATTATCCATGGCTTAATATTTCTGATGGTAAAGGACATTTATCAGTTATACCAAAAAATTATAAAATAAATGCCATTCCTGCAAATATCTTAGTAGATGACAAAGGGAAAATTATCTCAAGAAACATTACAGATTTAGACCTGATTAAGCAATTATTAGATAAATAATGTAATTATTTATTGCCTTTTAACTGTTGATTAGCTATTCATCAGTCACCAAACAATGGCTATTGGGCCACTAACTATTGAATTATATGCAGAACATAGACTGAACTGTTAGAGCTGTTAAGCAATAATCTATACAAACTTTTACCCTTGAAAAAATTCCCCTTCTATAAACAACCAGACCAAATGGATTGTGGCCCTATATGCTTACGTATGGTAGCTAAATATTATGGTAAAAATTTCAGTCTGCAACGGCTAAGGGAAATTGCTGGCATTAATAGGGAAGGCGTTTCACTTTTAGGTATTAGTGAAGCTGCAGAAAAGATTGGTTTTAGAACAATGAGTTGCAAGTTAACCTTACAACAATTGCAACAAACAGAATTGCCAGCCATTTTGCACTGGGGGCA encodes the following:
- a CDS encoding TlpA disulfide reductase family protein, which codes for MKLLFFFLTLYFCNLIGVAAQETSTSSFFILNGKVLGQENGKIILKNLNTNKSDTCLLQNGKFYFTGEITEPTRVALRGAVKSNSDTDLNAVIFYIEPTIIDVELKYNEFKNLKISGVKTQLEYELLNDKIKKLEDKGSDLFVKMEKIYKQFIISNPESFVSCYALRLYSKGWPIDTVSFLYNKLSNGVRNSFIGIKIIETINRRINNMSGKPAKGFLSIDLKNKIINLSDFTGKYVLLDFWASWCKPCRENTPALIEIFKKYHNSGLEIISIADDFSPNDWKKAIFQDGTQIWHHVLNDIKKDMNGNLNRSMSIADKYAINLLPTLVLIDKNGIILSYYEGVEQVRDLSLKLNEIFQR
- a CDS encoding SprT-like domain-containing protein yields the protein MDKVNVLAQYMPAPAAPIIAKWIDYFQCEFKISKNRSTKLGDYRHPFKDKGHKISVNNDLNQYAFLVTTVHEFAHLLTWNDHKNKAKPHGTEWKTNFKRMMKPFFEIQVFPPDIHHTITNYLNNPAASSCTDLTLARALKKYDTHLSTTRVEELPIHAIFTLKDGRKFKKGERIRKRYRCECLDNGNIYLFNPLAEVLLATGT
- a CDS encoding helix-turn-helix transcriptional regulator; its protein translation is MKIGFILKELRSLKGVSQQKIADLLNIERSTYCKWETDTIVVNVNRLQDIATIYGLDLEYMGRCIEAQRIISKNDVTRFIQMAEEKVKNI
- a CDS encoding cysteine peptidase family C39 domain-containing protein, giving the protein MARLFTTKKANAVAVTGMLLKVLGVKVSQGTLTDKIENHPSFPSILAVGNILTEFNVPHTILNWSKENFHLQNCLFPFIAHSKANGGTFVLVHNIENGEVFISDEKKKDQKIAENQFLKSWSGSLLYAEADTDSGEKNYQLKQIQNNLQQLKVPMLVTIILIAILTGFNLNIYNWGYYLILLLKIVGLASSILLLTYSIDANNPLVQNLCSLGKKNNCNAILKSEAAKVTSWLSWSEVGFFYFAGSFLSLLFLPSSLSLLFWLNILCLPYTLWSIHYQYIHKNWCVLCCTVQVVLWLEILTLFLGFGFFALNPQAFIIPSLYLLSLYFIAPVLIWYILKPILLKASEYRVLKNQLNKFKYNSQLFNQALTSQARYAVPDDLMPTVLGNPIAETIITMVSNPFCGPCAKAHETLEKLLDNRDDIRLKIVFATADHDNDEKTKIARHIAALNLTNNATLVEKALNDWYALREKKYDVWARDYHVEINEQVNNISKRQKQWCDLAEITVTPTILINGYKLPEPYQIADLKFLIN
- the feoB gene encoding ferrous iron transport protein B, whose translation is MKVALVGNPNTGKSTLFNLLTGLNQKIGNFPGITVDKKVGYCKLSSTQNAEIIDLPGTYSLYPKSKDESIVFQVLADKNNSSYPDVIVMVVDATNLRRNLLLCSQVADLGLPMLLVLNMTDLARKEGIHVNVNKLSERLGIQVVAMSARKNDGLDVLKKAISHTTAISTQINGVDVKPFAPEAIAEVKEKIKTENDYYALQVLHQHEHLAFFTETEQDEIEAIEKAHQFESAKLQGAETVARYRYLSTVLTDIVFDTGAEKKFKITDKLDSILTHKVWGFAIFILILFVIFNAIFSWATYPMDWIEASFGWITEFGHQHLPTGLLTSLLLDGVVAGLGGIVIFVPQIAILFAFISILEDTGYMSRVTFMMDKMMSKVGLSGKSVVPMIGGLACAVPSIMAARNIESWKDRMITIMVTPLVSCSARLPVYILIISIIIPSETVFGIINKQALALMAMYLVGIAAAVIVAWVMKFIIKAKEKSYFIMELPVYRMPRWKNVFLTVYEKSKTFVFEAGKVIIAISIVLWVMASFGPGDRFDNIDKKYASALADTTKNTDHINVLINSEKLENSYVGILGHWIEPAIRPLGYDWKIGIALITSFAAREAFVGTMATIYSVDGGDEDTTTIRERMLASINSKTGLPVYTFATGISIMFFYAFAMQCMSTVAVVYRETKSWKWPVIQLVYMTAMAYVAALIAYQFLK
- a CDS encoding TlpA family protein disulfide reductase, whose product is MKLIFAFLIIFLPKILYAQIFEINIKIIDPENKILDNSNWVLKTFNRTVGQEVKHIYNATIENKQARFKDTIGESEVAMLSLEFGSQFLSYKIVIDPHAKYEITLDMSNKKFNITSNSISDHLLRYFFEGLDSLNKLKDDRIVLHKKFIAANESILADSALKLVDHFKIDIRNLRKSIASKNPDNIISAYILTKNFDYDLEEQKIYENLTDEIKSTSYGIALKESIDGYVRNLKPEKQTEISNQDLIPILGNTLSGDKILLNEEYFKKSNNKLTLVEFWASWCAPCKESLKELYSFYYLNKSKNFNVVLVSLDEDMASWKKASLAENYPWLNISDGKGHLSVIPKNYKINAIPANILVDDKGKIISRNITDLDLIKQLLDK